One Actinomadura viridis genomic region harbors:
- a CDS encoding amidase, with protein MGAVMGGAGGGKVPAEASAVPGPVWRVTGEPLARGAADGPLAGVGVAVKDLYAIAGQRIGAGNPDWLAGAPVEERTARAVQALLDAGAHVTGIAQTDELAFSLNGTNKHYGTPPNPAAPGRVTGGSSNGPAAAVALGLADLGLGTDTAGSVRVPASHCGLYGLRTTHDAVSREGLLGLADSFDTVGWFARDAGLLERAGDVLLPQDEEGHGEDVDGDGGGPVHEFLVAGDVLDLAEPETRAAFEAACGSLRERFGTPPWRRVESLMGGRLEEWFTAFRAVQAAEAWERHGAWIEAHPGSLGPGVTKRFDLARGLAPGEREAGEAVLDEAREVLRAAIEPGTVLLLPAAAAPPPPVDLDSAAMDAYRFTTLRMTSLSSIAGLPALVMPLLRVGGLPVGLCAVGARGTDRSLLRFASEVALAR; from the coding sequence ATGGGGGCGGTCATGGGCGGGGCCGGCGGCGGAAAGGTCCCGGCGGAGGCGTCCGCGGTGCCCGGCCCGGTCTGGCGGGTGACCGGCGAGCCGCTGGCGCGCGGCGCCGCGGACGGGCCGCTCGCGGGCGTCGGCGTCGCGGTCAAGGACCTGTACGCGATCGCCGGGCAGCGGATCGGCGCCGGGAATCCCGACTGGCTCGCCGGGGCGCCCGTCGAGGAACGCACCGCCCGGGCCGTCCAGGCCCTGCTCGACGCCGGGGCGCACGTCACCGGGATCGCGCAGACCGACGAGCTGGCCTTCAGCCTGAACGGCACCAACAAGCACTACGGGACCCCGCCCAACCCGGCCGCGCCGGGGCGCGTCACCGGCGGGTCGAGCAACGGCCCGGCCGCGGCGGTGGCGCTCGGCCTGGCCGACCTCGGGCTGGGGACCGACACCGCCGGGTCGGTCCGCGTCCCGGCCTCGCACTGCGGCCTGTACGGGCTGCGGACCACCCACGACGCCGTCTCCCGGGAGGGCCTGCTCGGGCTGGCCGACTCGTTCGACACGGTCGGGTGGTTCGCGCGGGACGCCGGGCTGCTGGAACGCGCCGGCGACGTGCTGCTGCCCCAAGACGAGGAAGGGCACGGCGAGGACGTGGACGGGGACGGCGGCGGCCCCGTCCACGAGTTCCTGGTCGCCGGGGACGTCCTGGACCTCGCCGAGCCGGAGACGCGCGCGGCGTTCGAGGCGGCCTGCGGGTCCCTGCGCGAACGGTTCGGGACGCCGCCCTGGCGGCGCGTGGAGTCGCTGATGGGCGGGCGCCTGGAGGAGTGGTTCACCGCCTTCCGCGCCGTCCAGGCCGCCGAGGCGTGGGAGCGGCACGGCGCGTGGATCGAGGCCCACCCGGGCTCGCTCGGCCCCGGCGTGACGAAGCGGTTCGACCTGGCGCGCGGCCTGGCCCCGGGCGAGCGGGAGGCGGGCGAGGCCGTGCTGGACGAGGCGCGGGAGGTGCTCCGGGCGGCGATCGAGCCGGGAACGGTCCTGCTGCTGCCCGCCGCGGCGGCGCCGCCCCCGCCGGTGGACCTCGACTCCGCCGCGATGGACGCCTACCGCTTCACGACGCTGCGGATGACCTCCCTGTCGTCGATCGCGGGCCTGCCCGCGCTGGTGATGCCGCTCTTGCGGGTCGGCGGGCTGCCGGTCGGGCTGTGCGCGGTCGGGGCGCGCGGCACCGACCGTTCGCTGCTGCGCTTCGCCTCCGAGGTGGCCCTGGCCCGGTGA
- a CDS encoding ABC transporter ATP-binding protein, translating into MVNVLEIRGLTVTVPGGRRVVDGLSLRVPAGAIVALAGRSGSGKSLTARSVVRLHGPSVRVTGSVLLGDGGRAVDVMRLGARELRRIRGRRVGYAFQDAAAALNPVITIGRHLTETVRAHGGTGARGTDARGPGAAALERCGLDPARVWDARPYELSGGQVQRAALALATVLDPDLLVADEVTTALDPVTQAAVLDTLRAEAAANGRAVLLITHDLAVAGRWADEIAVLAEGRVVEQGPSGEVLAAPRHPFTRELVEAARRDAPFAAGTPGPGREVVRAARGTRRVLRGRGRTTVALDGAGLDVRAGESVAVVGRSGSGKSTLAGVLAGLDRPDAGTVLAGGRDVWTMSERDRRAVRRAAGLVFQDALASFDPRYTVERVVAEALEGPAGAAGAAGRAARVAALLDRVGLDPSLAARRPATLSGGERQRVALARALAAGPELLLADEPTTGLDVLARERILGLLAELRRDEGLAVVFVTHDLRAARRVADRVVVLAGGRVAEELPASALGSAGHPETRTLWAATPAVGG; encoded by the coding sequence ATGGTGAACGTGCTGGAGATCCGCGGTCTCACGGTGACGGTGCCGGGCGGGCGCCGGGTCGTGGACGGACTGTCGCTGCGGGTGCCGGCGGGCGCGATCGTCGCGCTGGCCGGCCGCAGCGGGAGCGGCAAGAGCCTCACCGCGCGGTCGGTCGTCCGGCTGCACGGCCCGTCGGTGCGGGTCACGGGATCGGTGCTGCTCGGCGACGGAGGGCGCGCGGTCGACGTGATGCGGCTGGGCGCCCGGGAACTGCGGCGGATCCGGGGGCGCCGGGTGGGCTACGCCTTCCAGGACGCCGCCGCCGCGCTCAACCCCGTCATCACGATCGGGCGGCACCTCACCGAGACCGTCCGGGCGCACGGCGGGACGGGCGCGCGCGGGACGGACGCGCGCGGGCCGGGCGCCGCCGCGCTGGAACGCTGCGGGCTGGACCCCGCGCGGGTGTGGGACGCCCGCCCGTACGAGCTGTCGGGCGGCCAGGTCCAGCGGGCCGCCCTCGCCCTGGCCACCGTGCTGGACCCGGACCTGCTGGTCGCCGACGAGGTGACCACCGCGCTCGACCCGGTCACGCAGGCCGCGGTGCTCGACACGCTCCGCGCCGAGGCGGCCGCGAACGGCCGGGCGGTGCTGCTGATCACGCACGATCTGGCCGTCGCGGGCCGGTGGGCGGACGAGATCGCGGTGCTGGCGGAGGGCCGGGTGGTGGAGCAGGGGCCGAGCGGGGAGGTCCTGGCCGCCCCGCGGCATCCGTTCACCCGGGAGCTGGTGGAGGCCGCCCGCAGGGACGCCCCGTTCGCCGCCGGTACCCCCGGGCCGGGCCGGGAGGTGGTGCGGGCGGCGCGCGGGACGCGGCGGGTCCTGCGCGGGCGCGGCCGTACGACGGTCGCGCTGGACGGGGCCGGCCTCGACGTCCGCGCGGGGGAGTCGGTCGCGGTGGTGGGCCGCAGCGGATCGGGGAAGTCCACGCTGGCCGGCGTGCTGGCGGGCCTGGACCGTCCCGACGCCGGGACGGTCCTGGCCGGTGGCCGGGACGTGTGGACGATGAGCGAACGGGACCGCAGGGCCGTGCGGCGCGCGGCCGGGCTGGTGTTCCAGGACGCGCTCGCCTCGTTCGATCCCCGCTACACCGTGGAACGCGTGGTCGCGGAGGCGCTGGAGGGACCAGCGGGCGCGGCGGGCGCGGCGGGCCGGGCCGCGCGGGTGGCCGCCCTGCTGGACCGCGTCGGGCTCGACCCGTCGCTGGCCGCGCGCCGCCCGGCGACGCTGTCGGGCGGGGAACGGCAGCGGGTGGCGCTGGCGCGTGCGCTGGCCGCGGGCCCGGAGCTGCTGCTGGCCGACGAGCCCACGACCGGCCTGGACGTCCTCGCCCGGGAGAGGATCCTGGGGTTGCTGGCGGAGCTGCGCCGCGACGAGGGGCTCGCGGTCGTCTTCGTCACCCATGACCTGCGGGCCGCGCGGCGCGTCGCCGACCGGGTGGTCGTCCTGGCGGGCGGCAGGGTCGCCGAAGAGCTGCCCGCGTCCGCCCTCGGTTCGGCCGGCCACCCCGAGACGCGGACGCTGTGGGCCGCCACGCCCGCCGTGGGCGGCTGA
- a CDS encoding ABC transporter permease — protein MPALDPITVPVAEGGTPPPGRPRAPRGLMAFRAPVRRPGLWAAALVLGAMALLAALAPWLTPYDPIATDTAATGLPPGSPGHPLGTDLLGRDLLSRLLHGARTSLLVGLAAAAITVGAGLLLGGAAAAGPRRLDELIARSADVLLSLPMLVVVLALAAVLGPSLGTVIVAVAVTGWMPVALVTRAELISRRERLYVRAAYGLGLSRGQVLRRHLLPGALPPIASIAAFEVGHAILTESTLSFLGLGVPPNRPSWGNLLTEAQAHLLTGEWYTVAFPAACVVVTILAVNVLASAVPADEGSAW, from the coding sequence ATGCCGGCCCTTGACCCGATCACCGTCCCGGTCGCCGAGGGCGGGACGCCGCCGCCGGGCCGTCCCCGTGCACCGCGCGGCCTGATGGCCTTCCGGGCGCCCGTACGGCGCCCCGGCCTGTGGGCCGCCGCGCTGGTGCTGGGGGCGATGGCGCTGCTCGCGGCCCTGGCGCCGTGGCTCACGCCGTACGACCCGATCGCGACCGACACCGCCGCGACCGGCCTGCCGCCCGGGTCGCCCGGCCATCCGCTGGGCACCGACCTGCTCGGACGGGACCTGCTGTCCCGGCTGCTGCACGGCGCGCGGACCTCGCTGCTGGTCGGCCTCGCCGCCGCCGCGATCACCGTGGGCGCCGGGCTGCTGCTGGGCGGGGCGGCGGCGGCCGGGCCGCGCCGGCTGGACGAGCTGATCGCGCGCTCGGCCGACGTCCTGCTCTCGCTGCCGATGCTGGTGGTGGTGCTGGCGCTGGCGGCCGTCCTCGGCCCGTCGCTCGGCACCGTGATCGTGGCCGTGGCGGTGACCGGCTGGATGCCGGTGGCGCTGGTGACGCGCGCGGAGCTGATCAGCCGCCGGGAGCGGCTCTACGTGCGCGCCGCGTACGGGCTCGGGCTGTCCCGCGGCCAGGTGCTGCGCCGCCACCTGCTCCCCGGGGCGCTGCCGCCGATCGCCTCGATCGCCGCGTTCGAGGTGGGGCACGCGATCCTCACCGAGTCCACGCTCAGCTTCCTCGGGCTGGGCGTGCCGCCGAACCGGCCGAGCTGGGGCAACCTGCTCACCGAGGCGCAGGCCCACCTGCTCACCGGCGAGTGGTACACGGTGGCCTTCCCGGCGGCGTGCGTCGTCGTCACGATCCTGGCGGTGAACGTCCTGGCCTCCGCGGTCCCCGCGGACGAGGGGAGCGCATGGTGA
- a CDS encoding ABC transporter permease: MGPLLSGAHPGRFPFRFLVRRAAAALAVAAALSALCFALLDLAPGSPAASVLEARSGGRPPAPAAVERLEREMGLHDPLPVRYGRWAAGAVRGDFGVSYGTGRPVAETLAETVPWTALLTAVAVVLSVAGAVAVGLAAALTRRAWLRRGIETGLFALGGMPGFVTALLLLWVFAAWLRVLPSGGPVRPGEPVTPAAVIPHLVLPAVALAFGHHFGTYARLVQTGVERLRAAPHVENARARGLPRRTVVARHLLRPGMVPFTARLGVGVGGLIAGAYATEMIFSWPGVGRQAVLAAREQDYPVLTAVVLVTGAIVILANLLADLAVAWLDPRVRLAGRGSGDRSSPGGGAAHAGP; the protein is encoded by the coding sequence GTGGGCCCTCTCCTGAGCGGGGCGCATCCGGGGCGGTTCCCGTTCCGTTTCCTGGTACGGCGGGCGGCGGCGGCGCTGGCGGTCGCCGCCGCCCTCTCGGCGCTGTGCTTCGCGCTGCTCGACCTGGCGCCGGGCAGCCCGGCCGCGTCGGTGCTGGAGGCGCGTTCGGGCGGGCGCCCGCCCGCTCCGGCGGCGGTGGAACGGCTGGAGCGCGAGATGGGCCTGCACGACCCGCTGCCCGTCCGGTACGGGCGGTGGGCGGCGGGCGCGGTCCGCGGCGACTTCGGCGTCTCCTACGGCACCGGCCGCCCGGTCGCCGAGACCCTCGCCGAGACCGTGCCGTGGACGGCGCTGCTGACCGCCGTCGCGGTGGTGCTGAGCGTGGCCGGGGCGGTCGCCGTCGGGCTGGCCGCCGCCCTCACCCGGCGGGCCTGGCTGCGGCGGGGGATCGAGACCGGGCTGTTCGCGCTCGGCGGCATGCCCGGGTTCGTCACCGCGCTGCTGCTGCTCTGGGTGTTCGCGGCCTGGCTGCGGGTGCTGCCGTCGGGCGGCCCGGTCCGGCCCGGCGAGCCGGTCACCCCGGCCGCGGTGATCCCCCACCTGGTGCTGCCCGCCGTGGCGCTGGCGTTCGGGCACCACTTCGGCACGTACGCGCGGCTGGTGCAGACCGGGGTGGAGCGGCTGCGCGCCGCCCCGCACGTGGAGAACGCGCGGGCGCGGGGCCTGCCGCGCCGGACGGTCGTCGCCCGCCACCTGCTGCGGCCGGGCATGGTGCCGTTCACCGCGCGGCTGGGCGTGGGCGTCGGCGGGCTGATCGCGGGCGCCTACGCCACCGAGATGATCTTTTCGTGGCCGGGGGTGGGGCGGCAGGCCGTCCTCGCGGCGCGGGAGCAGGACTACCCGGTGCTCACCGCCGTCGTCCTGGTCACCGGGGCCATCGTGATCCTGGCCAACCTGCTGGCCGACCTGGCCGTGGCCTGGCTCGATCCCCGCGTCCGGCTGGCGGGCCGGGGGAGCGGGGACCGGTCCTCCCCGGGAGGTGGAGCCGCGCATGCCGGCCCTTGA
- a CDS encoding ABC transporter substrate-binding protein, which produces MQKSALVIGALAAMTSLLATACGTGGDAGGRAGGTFTYALGDEPETLNPALQDEHTDPVTELLFRGLTRHDAANRVVPGLAASWRVSGDAREYTFTLRPGLTWHDGKPLTSRDVRFTIDTVKAAAADAPLSRNLEAVTEVETPDDTTVRLRLSRPFAPLLDALAMGVLPEHVLRGKKITDAGFGRSPVGSGPFRLATYKPGQYAELEAFGGYYEGRPRLPKIIIRYVPDDTARLIALRNGEVDGAHLQPQQVAQVRRDDRVRVETYPTADYRALMFNFTKPVFADKRIRRAMNFAVDRDAIVASVLQGQGSPATGPLDQSPYKADGPAPFRYDPAQVAELMRDAGYARNAQGLWARGGNGATVRFELSTFAEDSARVAILNVAATQLKAQGFDVVPNPRPRDWVRKHWGDLEAFVVGWGTPYDPDSSVYGPFHSSQALDKGGSNYGTYANPDVDKALDRGRDTSDPSRREAAYADFQKALAEDPPFVWISYLQTSNAVPAALKGPARRTLGHHGYGFFWNAEKWALS; this is translated from the coding sequence ATGCAGAAGTCCGCCCTCGTCATCGGGGCGCTCGCCGCCATGACCTCCCTCCTGGCCACCGCGTGCGGAACGGGCGGTGACGCCGGTGGCCGCGCCGGCGGGACCTTCACCTACGCCCTCGGCGACGAGCCCGAGACCCTCAACCCGGCGCTGCAGGACGAGCACACCGATCCGGTCACCGAGCTGCTCTTCCGCGGCCTGACCCGGCATGACGCCGCGAACCGGGTGGTGCCGGGGCTGGCGGCGTCCTGGCGGGTGTCCGGGGACGCCAGGGAGTACACCTTCACGCTGCGTCCCGGCCTCACCTGGCACGACGGAAAGCCCCTCACCTCCCGGGACGTGCGGTTCACGATCGACACGGTGAAGGCCGCCGCCGCGGACGCGCCGCTGTCGCGCAACCTGGAGGCCGTGACCGAGGTCGAGACGCCGGACGACACCACGGTCAGGCTCCGGCTCTCCCGGCCGTTCGCGCCGCTGCTGGACGCGCTCGCCATGGGCGTGCTGCCCGAGCACGTGCTGCGCGGCAAGAAGATCACCGACGCGGGGTTCGGGCGGAGCCCGGTCGGCAGCGGGCCGTTCCGGCTCGCCACCTACAAGCCCGGTCAGTACGCCGAGCTGGAGGCGTTCGGCGGGTACTACGAAGGCCGTCCCCGGCTGCCCAAGATCATCATCAGGTACGTCCCGGACGACACCGCGCGGCTGATCGCGCTCCGCAACGGCGAGGTCGACGGCGCCCACCTCCAGCCGCAGCAGGTGGCCCAGGTCCGCCGGGACGACCGCGTCCGGGTGGAGACCTACCCGACCGCCGACTACCGCGCCCTGATGTTCAACTTCACGAAGCCCGTCTTCGCCGACAAGCGGATCAGGCGGGCGATGAACTTCGCCGTCGACCGCGACGCGATCGTCGCGAGCGTGCTCCAGGGACAGGGGAGCCCGGCCACCGGCCCGCTGGACCAGAGCCCGTACAAGGCGGACGGGCCGGCGCCGTTCCGGTACGACCCCGCCCAGGTCGCCGAGCTGATGCGGGACGCCGGATACGCCAGGAACGCCCAGGGCCTGTGGGCGCGCGGCGGGAACGGCGCGACGGTGCGGTTCGAGCTGAGCACCTTCGCCGAGGACTCCGCGCGGGTCGCGATCCTGAACGTGGCCGCCACGCAGCTCAAGGCGCAGGGCTTCGACGTGGTGCCCAACCCGAGGCCCAGGGACTGGGTCCGCAAGCACTGGGGCGACCTGGAGGCCTTCGTGGTCGGCTGGGGCACCCCCTACGACCCCGACTCCTCGGTGTACGGGCCGTTCCACTCCTCGCAGGCTCTGGACAAGGGCGGCTCCAACTACGGGACGTACGCCAATCCGGACGTGGACAAGGCCCTGGACCGGGGCCGTGACACCTCCGACCCGTCCCGGCGCGAGGCCGCGTACGCCGACTTCCAGAAGGCGCTGGCCGAGGACCCGCCGTTCGTGTGGATCTCCTACCTCCAGACGAGCAACGCCGTGCCGGCGGCCCTGAAGGGTCCGGCGCGGCGCACGCTCGGCCACCACGGCTACGGCTTCTTCTGGAACGCCGAGAAGTGGGCCCTCTCCTGA
- a CDS encoding DUF1444 domain-containing protein, which yields MTDPRTSLIVPLMKARVPAEVQLEFPLPAEEEPIRDPFAGDLYVTYALELADEPGAGPALRPEAAGRRYEHVARRHCAELGIAPEDLRRLATANLRDLRPDLRMSWYPDARAVTVSLGTAAPAGGKGDPSAVPPAGRAGGGLEAGLLLDEGFLEKLAQDVEGDLVAAAPARDVFVASGTGHPEGIEKLRWAVERVWSEDQGEGETDPAWDVPAGHLLTRDLLVWRGGAWTPLTTA from the coding sequence GTGACCGACCCGCGGACCAGTCTGATCGTCCCGCTGATGAAGGCCCGGGTACCGGCCGAAGTCCAGCTGGAGTTCCCGCTGCCCGCCGAGGAGGAGCCGATCCGCGACCCGTTCGCGGGCGACCTGTACGTCACCTACGCGCTGGAGCTGGCCGACGAGCCCGGCGCCGGGCCGGCGCTGCGCCCGGAGGCGGCCGGCCGCCGCTACGAGCACGTCGCCCGGCGGCACTGCGCCGAGCTGGGGATCGCCCCCGAGGACCTGCGCCGCCTGGCCACGGCCAACCTGCGCGACCTCCGTCCCGACCTGCGGATGAGCTGGTATCCGGACGCGCGCGCCGTGACGGTGTCGCTCGGCACGGCCGCGCCCGCGGGCGGCAAGGGCGACCCGTCCGCGGTGCCCCCCGCCGGACGCGCCGGCGGCGGGCTGGAGGCGGGGCTGCTGCTGGACGAAGGCTTCCTGGAGAAGCTCGCCCAGGACGTCGAGGGCGATCTGGTGGCGGCGGCCCCGGCCCGTGACGTGTTCGTGGCGTCCGGCACCGGGCACCCCGAGGGCATCGAGAAGCTGCGCTGGGCCGTCGAGAGGGTGTGGTCGGAGGACCAGGGCGAGGGCGAGACCGACCCCGCCTGGGACGTCCCCGCCGGTCACCTGCTGACCCGCGACCTGCTGGTGTGGCGCGGCGGTGCCTGGACGCCCCTGACCACCGCCTGA
- a CDS encoding Hsp70 family protein, with amino-acid sequence MSDTIDFGIDLGTTNSAIARLNGVEAEIIKNNDGFDTTPSAVMVDRRGRLYVGRAAKTRNELDPENTCVEFKLRMGTTGQPKHFPAGDRTMEPEQLSAEVLKSLRRDVAQRTGTDITSAVITVPAAFDLSACDATKRAAGLAGLVNAPLLQEPTAAALAHGFQAEAENAFWLVYDFGGGTFDAAVINMRDGEFNVVNHRGDNFLGGKLLDWAIVERLLVPAVTREHRLTDLRRGNPRWLKEISKLKMAAEEAKIQVSRAESAEILVELRDDDGRLFELQYDLARADVERLTEPLIVRSVNLCRKALAESGIGPGDVERVLLVGGPTLSPYLRERLADPREGLGIALDHSQDPITVVARGAAVFAGGQRLGTAAPASPPPRGEYRVELEYRPMGPDPEPFVGGRVTGDGLDGCAVEFINAESRPPWRSGRIALPADGTFTATLFAERGRTNTFQIELTDAAGRRRAITPATLAYTVGVVDTQPPLTHSVGIGLADNEVEWLIRRGTPLPARRRIALRTTIGVSRGRGEGMIRIPVLEGEHHRADRNRRIGRLEVEPDQVRRDVPEGSEIDLIIVIDESRLVIARAYVPILDEEFEHAINLQTETVPDHASLAADAAAEKRRLEAVRRQAAELGDPRAAEVLARIDAERIVPDLDALVDAARVDPDAATSAGRRLLDLRAATDEAEDELEWPRLVQEAREITRTVRELVRERGNANHHRPLQATEAAIQEAITAHDADLLRQRVQEMRTLALQVLDESGDLVFLAFDELRTLQPEMRDQQEAEQLIATGRRAAQSHDLGTLRQVNAALGDLLPTPPPPPDPFSTVRRGR; translated from the coding sequence ATGAGCGACACGATCGACTTCGGAATCGACCTCGGCACCACCAACAGCGCCATCGCCAGGCTCAACGGCGTCGAAGCGGAGATCATCAAGAACAACGACGGTTTCGACACCACCCCCTCGGCGGTGATGGTCGACCGGCGCGGCCGGCTGTACGTCGGGCGGGCGGCGAAAACACGCAACGAACTCGATCCGGAGAACACCTGCGTCGAGTTCAAGCTCAGGATGGGCACCACGGGACAGCCCAAGCACTTCCCCGCCGGCGACCGGACGATGGAGCCCGAGCAACTGTCGGCCGAGGTGCTGAAGTCGCTGCGGCGCGACGTCGCCCAGCGGACCGGGACCGACATCACCTCGGCGGTCATCACCGTCCCGGCCGCGTTCGACCTGAGCGCCTGCGACGCCACCAAGCGCGCGGCCGGGCTGGCCGGGCTCGTCAACGCCCCGCTGCTGCAGGAGCCCACCGCGGCGGCGCTGGCCCACGGGTTCCAGGCCGAGGCCGAGAACGCCTTCTGGCTGGTGTACGACTTCGGCGGCGGCACGTTCGACGCCGCCGTGATCAACATGCGGGACGGCGAGTTCAACGTCGTCAACCATCGCGGCGACAACTTCCTCGGCGGCAAGCTGCTGGACTGGGCGATCGTCGAGCGGCTGCTGGTCCCCGCGGTGACCCGGGAGCACCGGCTCACCGACCTGCGCCGCGGCAACCCGCGCTGGCTCAAGGAGATCAGCAAGCTGAAGATGGCCGCGGAGGAGGCCAAGATCCAGGTGTCCCGGGCCGAGTCCGCCGAGATCCTGGTCGAGCTGCGGGACGACGACGGCCGGCTCTTCGAGCTGCAGTACGACCTGGCGCGGGCGGACGTGGAACGGCTGACCGAGCCGCTCATCGTCCGTTCGGTGAACCTGTGCCGCAAGGCGCTGGCGGAGAGCGGGATCGGCCCCGGCGACGTCGAAAGGGTCCTGCTCGTCGGCGGGCCCACCCTCTCGCCCTACCTGCGCGAGCGGCTGGCCGACCCGCGCGAGGGCCTGGGCATCGCGCTCGACCACAGCCAGGACCCCATCACCGTCGTCGCGCGGGGCGCCGCCGTCTTCGCCGGCGGCCAGAGGCTCGGGACCGCCGCGCCCGCCTCCCCGCCGCCCCGCGGCGAGTACAGGGTCGAGCTGGAGTACCGCCCGATGGGACCCGATCCCGAACCGTTCGTCGGGGGCCGGGTGACCGGCGACGGCCTGGACGGATGCGCGGTGGAGTTCATCAACGCCGAGTCCAGGCCGCCCTGGCGCAGCGGACGCATCGCCCTGCCGGCCGACGGCACGTTCACCGCCACGCTCTTCGCCGAGCGGGGCCGGACCAACACCTTCCAGATCGAGCTGACCGACGCGGCGGGGCGACGGCGGGCGATCACCCCGGCCACGCTCGCCTACACCGTCGGCGTCGTCGACACCCAGCCGCCGCTCACCCACTCGGTCGGGATCGGGCTCGCCGACAACGAGGTGGAATGGCTGATCAGGCGGGGCACCCCGCTGCCCGCCAGGCGCCGGATCGCGCTGAGAACCACGATCGGGGTCAGCCGCGGCAGAGGGGAGGGCATGATCCGGATCCCGGTGCTGGAGGGCGAGCACCACCGCGCCGACCGCAACCGGCGGATCGGGCGGCTGGAGGTCGAGCCCGACCAGGTCCGGCGGGACGTGCCCGAGGGCAGCGAGATCGACCTCATCATCGTGATCGACGAGTCCCGGCTGGTGATCGCGCGGGCCTACGTTCCGATCCTGGACGAGGAGTTCGAGCACGCGATCAACCTGCAGACCGAGACCGTCCCCGATCACGCCTCGCTGGCCGCGGACGCCGCCGCCGAGAAGCGCAGGCTGGAGGCGGTCCGGCGGCAGGCGGCCGAGCTCGGCGACCCGCGCGCGGCCGAGGTGCTGGCCCGGATCGACGCCGAGCGCATCGTCCCCGACCTCGACGCGCTGGTCGACGCCGCCCGGGTCGACCCGGACGCGGCGACCTCGGCCGGCAGGCGGCTGCTGGACCTCAGGGCCGCGACCGACGAGGCCGAGGACGAACTGGAATGGCCGCGGCTGGTCCAGGAGGCGCGAGAGATCACCCGGACCGTCCGTGAGCTCGTCCGCGAGCGCGGGAACGCGAACCATCATCGCCCCCTCCAGGCCACCGAGGCGGCGATCCAGGAGGCCATCACCGCGCACGACGCCGACCTGCTCCGCCAGCGCGTCCAGGAGATGCGCACGCTGGCGCTCCAGGTGCTGGACGAGTCCGGTGACCTGGTGTTCCTCGCCTTCGACGAGCTGCGCACCCTGCAACCGGAGATGCGCGACCAGCAGGAGGCCGAGCAGCTGATCGCGACCGGGCGGCGCGCGGCCCAGTCCCACGACCTCGGCACGCTCCGGCAGGTCAACGCCGCGCTCGGCGATCTGCTGCCGACCCCGCCGCCCCCGCCCGACCCGTTCAGCACCGTCCGGCGGGGCCGATGA